AATATACACGGAGTGCCTATTTACAGAGAAGAAAATGGCCTAGCTATGAGCTCTAGAAATATGCGATTATCCGAAGCTGAAAGAGAAGATGCCAAAATTATTTACGAAACCCTTTTAAAAGTAAATGATTGGTTTAGGGTTGTCAGTATTCCAGAAATAAAAGAGAGAGTACATTCCATTTTTGAAAAAGAAAAAAACTTTGATTTAGAATATTTTGTAATTGCTGATGAAAACACTTTAAAAGAACCCGATTTCTTCTATAAGGACTGTTCTTACAGAGCTTTTATTGTTGTTCATGTAAATCAAGTAAGGCTTATAGATAATATGCATCTAGCCTAATTTCCAAACAACCAAGCTATGTATAAAAAGATTTTATTTACCATTTCTATTTTTATCACTATTATTTCCTATGCACAGGAGACACTTCCGTATTACCAACAATACTTATTAGATGGTAAATATCTCTTTAATCCTGCTCATTTTGGAGAAACAGACGACATTATAATCAATAGCCATTATCAAAAACAATTCTCCAAGCTAGAACATTACCCAAACACACAATCTATAGGTGCACACGCCAATGTTACTGATAGACTTGGTGTAGGAGCTTACTTTTTCAGAGACCAAAACGGACCCATCTCTGCCAACGGTATCAATGTAGGAGCCGCTTACTTTATCCCAATAGATGATAATGAAAGAAAAAATCAATTTTCCTTTGGTACAAGTATCAACCTTTATAACTCCAATATAGATTTAGCTCTTCTTAATCCAAAAGATTCTGGCGACCCTCTAATACAAAGCGGTACTAATAGTGTATTTTTAACCTACGCTAACTTAGGCTTACAAGCTACTTACAATGGCTTTTTCGGTAGTTTTTCAGTAGTGGATATTCCTCTAAGTAAAACCACCTACATTGTTAATGGAATAGAACCTTCTCCCACCAAATTTTTCATCAATACTGGCTACGATTGGGATTTTTCTGAGAATCTTTCGTTAGAACCCTCAGTTTTAATCAATTTGAATACCAACTCTTCTAGAATTATTGATGCTAATTTGTTGGCAAAAATTAAAGACGAAGACAATTATTTCGCAGGAGGCATCAGCTACAGAACAGCCAAATCAGCATTTGGAAGCCAACAACTTAGTTTTTCTCCTCTTATCAAACTTAAATTTAACCAATTTAGTTTCGGAGCTGCTTATAACATCAAC
This Riemerella anatipestifer DNA region includes the following protein-coding sequences:
- a CDS encoding PorP/SprF family type IX secretion system membrane protein, whose product is MYKKILFTISIFITIISYAQETLPYYQQYLLDGKYLFNPAHFGETDDIIINSHYQKQFSKLEHYPNTQSIGAHANVTDRLGVGAYFFRDQNGPISANGINVGAAYFIPIDDNERKNQFSFGTSINLYNSNIDLALLNPKDSGDPLIQSGTNSVFLTYANLGLQATYNGFFGSFSVVDIPLSKTTYIVNGIEPSPTKFFINTGYDWDFSENLSLEPSVLINLNTNSSRIIDANLLAKIKDEDNYFAGGISYRTAKSAFGSQQLSFSPLIKLKFNQFSFGAAYNINLSPIADYGGNSFMINLGYAFENFINTRGFRY